A segment of the uncultured Desulfobulbus sp. genome:
ATTATCTGGGGAAAAATTTCGAGAGATGTTTGGTTGATCATTGTTGTTCGCATGAAGTTTTGGGGAGATTAGCCCATGTATTTTATGAAATATTGCTCAGCCTCCTGCTGTATTGCTTCTCTTTGCCTTCTCGTCTCTGTACGTCAGTCTTTCTTTCGATATCGGTTTTCGATTTCTTGGTTTCCTCATGTAATGTACATATTATTTTTCAATAAAAATAAATGAATTACATCGTGTATATCGAGGTTCAAGATAAGATATAGTGTTGAACGGGAGCTTATATTATTGTGGATATTTCCATGAATATCCGGAATTTACTGGCATTTCATATCAGAAAAAATTATAAATTTTAGTTTTTAATTTTAATGTATTAAATGAAAAATTGGATGTTTTTCCTGTTAAAAATATAAAAAATCTATAATTATAAAGTGGTTAAAGAGAAGGAGAAAAGGAGAGCCAATCAACCATAAAAATCAGAGAAGACGGTAAGCGTTGTCTGGTAATGCAATGTTTAACTTGCAAGTATTATTAAATTTTTTATGAAAAATTGTCCTTGATGCCTTCTTTGCCCAGAGTTGTACATGCCACGATGGACCACTATCCTCCGTACTTGAGTGCAATGCGTAGTGCTGCAAGACCGTTCTGCGTTGTTGTATCGTTTGAGGTTGTACGAGTTAAGGGCAGTTTCATTCATTCCTAATAAGGAGGTTGTATGGAGCAGGAAAACATGCCCAGTAAAACTGGGGAAGGGGGAGGCTGGATCAGTGAGGATTGGTTGGCCTTGATTTTGGGATTGATCATTTTTGGTCTGGGCCTGGGGTCGTTCAAAGGCAACGACCTGCTGGGCTGGGGGGCAAAGACCGGAGTGTGGATCAACCCAGCCAAGGCAATCACCGCTATATCGACCAGCTATCAGACCGTTGGCGGTGAAATCACTAAGATCGACGGCCAGAAGGTAACGGTGAAAAAGAAGGATGGCAAGGAAGCATCTGTCACCGTTGAGGGCGATGTCTCCAGCCTCAAGGTAGGCGATCAATATGAACGAAAAGGGATGTCACCCTTGGTGTCGTTGATCCTGACCTATGGTTTTGCCCTGGTGATCATGTCGCTCGGGGCGATCGCCCTGGGGGCGAATCTGCGGAAATTCGTCGTCGGGTTCAGTCTTGCTTTCTGGATTGCCTATCTCTGCTGGTTCATGGGGCATTTTGCCTTCATTGCCGCGACAAAGGAGCAGACGGCAAAATTCGGCATCTCCTGGGCCATGAGTATGACCGGTGAATTTGGCTTTATCATCGCCTTGATTGCCGGTTTGATTATCGGCAACTTTTTCCCGGGCCTCACCAGCAAGATGAAGGAGGCCGCACGGCCGGAACTCTACATCAAAACCGGTATCGTCATCATGGGAGCGGGGTTGGGCATCAAGGCCGCCCAGTCCTTTGGTCTGGCCTCCAACATCATGTTCCGGGGGTTCTGTGCCATTGTTGAGGCCTATCTGATTTACTGGGCAGTTGTGTACTATGTTTCCCGCAAATATTTTAAATTCAGTCGGGAATGGGCCGCGCCTCTGGCCTCTGGGATCTCCATCTGCGGCGTTTCCGCTGCCATTGCAACTGGTGGTGCCATCCGTGCCCGGCCCATCGTCCCGATCATGGTCTCCTCCCTGGTCGTCATCTTTGTCGCTGTTGAAATGGTCATTCTCCCGTTTCTGGCCAAGTTTTATCTCTGGAGCGAGCCCCTGGTCGCCGGAGCCTGGATGGGGCTGGCCGTCAAATCCGACGGTGGTGCCATTGCCTCCGGTGCCATCACCGACGCCCTCATTCGGGCGCAGGCACTGGATGCATCCGGGGTACATTATGCCGAAGGTTGGATCACCATGACCGCAACCACGGTCAAGATGTTTATCGATATATTTATCGGCGTTTGGGCCTTTCTCCTGGCCTGGATCTGGTGCGCCAAAATCGATGTCCGGCCCGGGCAGAAGGTCAATGCCGCTGAGATCTGGCATCGGTTTCCCAAATTCGTCATCGGCTATGTACTTACTTTTATCGTCATGGTGGTGATCTGCTGGCCGTCGGCCAAGGCAATGGGGCCGGCTGAAAAAGAGTTGGCCGAATTGAAGGCAACGATCACCAGTCTTGAGAAAAAAGTCGCGGCAACACCGGATATTATGGCTCAGGCCGCGATCAAGGTGGATCTCGATGCGGCAAAGGCTCAGGAGAAGGAGGTGAACAGCAGGATAAAAGAACCGAAGAAACTCCTGGGAAACGCCAAATCAGCCAGTGGTCAGGGCGATGTTTTCCGCGGGATTTTCTTCCTCCTCTGCTTCTTCACCATCGGCCTGGTGTCGAATTTTAAGAAGTTGATGGAAGAGGGAATCGGCAAACTTGCGGCTGTGTACTGCGTCTGCCTGTTTGGTTTTATCATCTGGGTTGGACTCTTTATCTCTTGGCTGTTCTTTCACGGGGTGAAGCCGCCCATTATATCTTAAGAGAGGTGCGAAGGTATGGACCAGAAGAGCAAGATGTCGGAAGAGATAGAAAAGATGGAGTACGAACCATTGGCACCGGTGGAATTATCCCTGATTCGGTGGAGCATCGGGATTGGCGTTGGTTCGCTCTTTATTCTCTATTTTTTAAGTAGATGGCTTTTTCCGGGAGGGCATTGAAAGAGGCGTGAGGATGGAGATCGCTCCCCATCCTCGCGTTTGTTGAAAAAATTTACGCGGCTGAAATGCGCATGTTCGACAGGGCCACGCGATATTCCTGGCGGCGCTGCTCCCACTGGGGCAGCGCCGCCGAGTCATCCTGCCATTTGGCCAGATCCTTGGCTGATATACGAAGCCGGTTTTCACCGGCCGCTATCCCGCCTGCTCAAATTCCATCCCATACTTTTGCTGCAATTGCTCAAGATTGGAACGGGTTTTTTTCACGACACTGATGCAGTGATTGAGTTCACGGTTGATGGAGATTTCATATTCATCTGTATGCATAGAGAGTCCTTTCTTATTGTTGGGAGTTATATCTCTCAGCCCAGAAGGACAAGACCAGCCATGAGGCCCATTGCAGGCTCCGCGGTCATTTTGTCGTTGGGGAAAAGTTTGCCAAAAGGCCAACCGAGCTGATGAGCCATCGCGGCAAAATCAACCCCCACTGCCGAAATGGAGGGACGTGCCAACTCCGGATGCAGGCAGGGGATTTTTTCTGCCAAGACCACGCAGACCTCTTCATCACCGCAAAAAAGTTCTTTGCAGGAACCCGCCGCCATAGCCTTGGCCTTATCGACTCCTCTGCTTAAGGCAGAATGCTCCAAGGTAGCAGCAATGCGATGAATTGTGCGGGCAAGAGGTAAACGTCCTTCTCCCATTAGCTCAGATACCGGTGCATCGATTTTGAACACAAGTACGGTGTGGAAATCCTGCAACAACCGTTTGAAGGTGTCGGGTGCCGGTGCATGGGGTGGGCAGCCGGGCGATTGACCATAACTGGGGCAGGGAGTGGGACCGGCGCACATGTTTGCAAAACGGGCTTCAACCACGAGTTGTGCTGTGGGAAGAAGGCCGGTTGCGGATGCGCCAAGGGATCGGGCCTGCATCTGCAGTCCTTCGATGATATCTTGGTCCCGGAAGAGTTGCGTGTTCATGAAGAGTACCTCTCACGCATGGCTCGCATGCAACCATAATAAAACATAGAAGAAAAAGAGCAAGATGGGGAATTGCCCTCGATGCAGCAATTCAGCTGGATTTTTTGGTCAAGAGGGAAATCCTCCCTTCGCAAAAAGGCGGCATAAAATCAGGTGTTGCGTGACATGTTGAAGCCAGACTCGAAACTCAGTGCATCGGAGAATCGCAAAATAAGCGAGCTACTCAAAGAAATTTATAGCACCCCAGAACTCAATTCTACTTTGTCACCTTTGTCAGCCCCTGTTGGGTATATGCTGAGTCAATAGATGCCTGCCTTTGCCGGTGCCTGACAGTTATCTGGCGATGTACTTCCTCCGGTTTTATCTCCCTACTCAGCAGGAAATGGGCAAGAAGGAAAAACAATATCGGCCTGTTCACAGAAAAAGGTGGGTGAACCCCGGCAAGGGCAAGTTACCAAGCGTATGATATAGCCCATTTTCTCTAATTTCATCGCTTCGCCCCCGGGAGGATTTTCTTGCCGTCAGTTTTGTCGTCCTCGTAAAAAGGCCCGAGAACGACGTTTCGAGCTTCGTAAATTGCTGATTTCACGATGCGTGACATTCATGCTTTTGACTTTTTACGAAGCCATCAATTTTGCTTTGTTGGTAAAGCCCTCAACCGTTCCCGATGAGTACTCTTTTTTTGGCCGAAAATAGTTGAGGATGAGCGCCTTGTGATCACAGATGGTGCAATCCTGGCAGCTTAAAAAGTGGGCCTTTAACATCGGGAGCAGGGGAACCAACCGTCCCTAGGTGCAGACGGGACCATTTACGTTGGACCAGAGGATAAGAAACGCTATGCGATCAAATCCAACGGTACCCTGAAGTGGACCTTTGCCACCGGGGGCTGGGTGGATTCCTCACCAGTCATAAATGCAGACGGAACCATCTATGTTGGATCAAGCGATCACAAGCTTTATGCGCTCTTCAGCGATTCTGATGGACCAGATCACTCAGCATGGCCCGTGTTCAATCACGATGCCAGGCATACCGGTTGAGACCACACTTCAACATCAAAGGCTCTTATGTCCAAAATACTGCTGCTGTTGCTCGGCTATTAAGCATATGGGGCTGCTGCACAATGGATAGCAATAAAAATTATTTCATACTGCTTTTGGTCCTCCTTATTTCCTTGTACTTGATCATTGCCTTGCGTGATCCGCACCACCGGTATATTCTTGGTTTTTTCACATTATTTTCCCCACCGAGTATGCTCCCAGTTGGCTTAATGTCCTGGACAATGGTCTCTGGTTCTTTTTCACCGGTTCACTGGCATGGATTGTATTTTTTCACGTTTTCAACTCGCCTCGTGTCGGCAGACAGCAGATTTTTGGGGCGATTAGCGTTTATCTCCTCCTGGGGATTCTTTTCACTCAACTCTATGAGATCTCAATTTACATTCAGGGTAATTCTATATACTTCGATCCGTCACGTTTTTCCGAAGGGACAATCGGAACCAGTCACGTGCTCTACTACAGCTTTGTGACCCTTGCCACCGTCGGTTACGGAGATGTTTCTCCTTACACCCCCGCTGCAAGGGCTTTGAGCGTACTAGAGTCACTTGTCGGCATCATGTATATTGCGATTCTCATTGCCCGTTTCGTTTCGAACTATGAAAAAGAAAACCGTAGAGAAGAGGAGAAAAAAATTGATAACGATTCTGAGGCACGATGAGAAGGATGCTGCCAGTCTCAACCTGTTCCTTGACGGAAAATCTTGAGATTTTTCCCTTCGCGATGTATCCCGAAGCACTCCCTGTAACAGTCAGGAAAGTCAGATTCTTCGGCGAGGCTTGCTGAGCAATTGACTCATCCTCGATTTCCCGTTTAAACCAGCCCGGAGGAAAGGATAGGCCTCTCTATTTTACCGTTTTGAATTTATCACCCGTCCTTCACCCCTTTCAGCAACTTCGCATTCCCCCGGAAATAGTTTTTTTGTCGTTGTATCGGGTTCACTGGGGTTTATTCAATCAAGAGTAAGGGAGGGGCTTTTCCCATCTGTATGCAATCTAGAGGGGACTCTTGTTGAGGCACTCACGGAGGTTACGATGGAATCTTCTGAAAAAACCGCCTGGCTATCCATTCTCACCAATATCTCGCTTGCCTGCATCAAAGCAGCGATTGCCCTGGCTTCCGGAAGTGTTGCAGTTCTGGCAGATGCCGTACATTCGCTGACGGATGTTGTTTCTGCAGTCATTATTCTCATCGGCATCAAGATAGCCCGGAGACCGGCACGTGGTTTCCCCTATGGGCTCTACAAAGTGGAAAACCTGGTTGCCCTGATTACCTCTGTCTGCATCCTCTTTGCCGGTTATGAAATTCTCAAGACGGTGTTTTTCGGAGGCA
Coding sequences within it:
- a CDS encoding putative sulfate exporter family transporter, which encodes MEQENMPSKTGEGGGWISEDWLALILGLIIFGLGLGSFKGNDLLGWGAKTGVWINPAKAITAISTSYQTVGGEITKIDGQKVTVKKKDGKEASVTVEGDVSSLKVGDQYERKGMSPLVSLILTYGFALVIMSLGAIALGANLRKFVVGFSLAFWIAYLCWFMGHFAFIAATKEQTAKFGISWAMSMTGEFGFIIALIAGLIIGNFFPGLTSKMKEAARPELYIKTGIVIMGAGLGIKAAQSFGLASNIMFRGFCAIVEAYLIYWAVVYYVSRKYFKFSREWAAPLASGISICGVSAAIATGGAIRARPIVPIMVSSLVVIFVAVEMVILPFLAKFYLWSEPLVAGAWMGLAVKSDGGAIASGAITDALIRAQALDASGVHYAEGWITMTATTVKMFIDIFIGVWAFLLAWIWCAKIDVRPGQKVNAAEIWHRFPKFVIGYVLTFIVMVVICWPSAKAMGPAEKELAELKATITSLEKKVAATPDIMAQAAIKVDLDAAKAQEKEVNSRIKEPKKLLGNAKSASGQGDVFRGIFFLLCFFTIGLVSNFKKLMEEGIGKLAAVYCVCLFGFIIWVGLFISWLFFHGVKPPIIS
- a CDS encoding DUF2284 domain-containing protein, with product MNTQLFRDQDIIEGLQMQARSLGASATGLLPTAQLVVEARFANMCAGPTPCPSYGQSPGCPPHAPAPDTFKRLLQDFHTVLVFKIDAPVSELMGEGRLPLARTIHRIAATLEHSALSRGVDKAKAMAAGSCKELFCGDEEVCVVLAEKIPCLHPELARPSISAVGVDFAAMAHQLGWPFGKLFPNDKMTAEPAMGLMAGLVLLG
- a CDS encoding potassium channel family protein: MSVYLLLGILFTQLYEISIYIQGNSIYFDPSRFSEGTIGTSHVLYYSFVTLATVGYGDVSPYTPAARALSVLESLVGIMYIAILIARFVSNYEKENRREEEKKIDNDSEAR